The Leptolyngbya sp. CCY15150 genome contains a region encoding:
- a CDS encoding carbohydrate ABC transporter permease: protein MTTTQKPVVASNPTKARPTWVQVTLWVAIAFILIFSLGPVLWELLTSIKTNEAITTDPVVYIPALDQYTFQHYIDLFARNHFHRYLFNSAFVAIISTVLCLCIGAPAAYALARLRIPGEQIILAMVLVVTLFPYILLFLGLLELVRAAGLANNYLALIIPYTAINLPLTILVMRSFFQQLPRDLEDSAKVDGYNTLQMLQKIVLPMTLPALATTGILAFIFAWNEYIFALTFITRESMQTVPVAAAQLAGTTLFDIPYGPLAAATIMGTLPLILFVLFFQRQIVQGLTSGSVKG from the coding sequence ATGACTACAACCCAAAAGCCTGTGGTGGCCTCCAATCCCACCAAAGCCCGCCCCACTTGGGTGCAAGTTACCCTATGGGTGGCGATCGCCTTCATTTTGATCTTCAGTTTGGGGCCGGTGCTATGGGAACTCTTGACCTCGATTAAAACCAACGAGGCGATTACCACCGACCCCGTGGTCTATATTCCCGCGTTGGATCAATATACCTTTCAACACTATATTGACCTCTTCGCCCGAAACCACTTCCACCGCTACCTGTTCAACAGCGCCTTTGTGGCGATTATCTCCACGGTGCTCTGCCTCTGCATTGGCGCACCGGCAGCCTATGCCCTGGCCCGCCTGCGCATCCCCGGCGAACAGATTATTCTGGCGATGGTCTTAGTGGTCACCCTATTCCCCTACATTTTGCTCTTCCTAGGATTGCTGGAACTGGTGCGCGCTGCCGGTCTTGCGAACAATTATCTGGCGTTGATTATCCCCTACACCGCCATTAATTTGCCCCTGACCATTTTGGTGATGCGCAGCTTCTTCCAGCAGTTGCCCCGCGATCTCGAAGATTCTGCCAAGGTCGATGGCTACAACACCCTGCAAATGCTGCAAAAGATTGTCTTGCCCATGACCCTCCCGGCCCTGGCCACCACCGGCATCTTGGCGTTTATCTTCGCCTGGAATGAGTACATTTTTGCACTCACATTCATCACCCGAGAGAGTATGCAAACCGTTCCCGTGGCTGCTGCCCAACTGGCTGGCACCACTCTCTTTGACATCCCCTACGGCCCCCTAGCCGCCGCCACCATTATGGGAACCCTACCCCTGATTCTCTTTGTGCTGTTTTTCCAGCGCCAGATCGTTCAAGGGCTGACCTCCGGTTCCGTCAAAGGCTAA
- a CDS encoding ABC transporter substrate-binding protein — protein MGRRMQRSRWIAIALLSCIGAISIGLIALAQQPVTISFLVRALEADQLQILVDEFEADNPDIRLDVIRGPNAADAVEDLYTASFLLGDSPYDLIFSDIVWIPKFAAAGWLTDLSDRVSEDDLADFLTADVEAGQVEGGLYRMPFRSDVGMLYYRTDLLEEAGLEPPDTFEELLDASRTLQEQELVNWGYVWQGLQYEGLAAGFVEILEGHGGFWIDPESLDVGLDQPEAIAAVEFLQETISSRVSPPGVTNYLEEDSLRVFQNGNAAFLRNWPYVWPEVNREGSPIRGQVALKPMVSEAGRSSGACQGGWGFGISANTPHPDEAWRVVEFFTSEEAQRQFVVEYGYVPSRRSLFTDPQVLEAYDHYEQLLEVAEQAVLRPPIGQYAQASDILQRYLSAAITGQLTPEAAMERAAGETRRVLGSA, from the coding sequence CTGGGGCGGCGTATGCAGCGATCGCGATGGATAGCGATCGCTCTTTTGTCTTGTATCGGCGCGATCAGCATAGGCCTGATTGCCCTAGCCCAACAGCCGGTGACGATTAGTTTCCTCGTGCGCGCCTTGGAAGCAGATCAGCTACAGATCCTAGTGGATGAATTTGAAGCCGATAATCCCGACATTCGTCTTGATGTGATTCGTGGCCCCAATGCCGCCGATGCCGTGGAGGATTTATATACCGCCTCCTTCCTGCTAGGCGATTCTCCCTATGATCTTATCTTTTCCGATATTGTTTGGATTCCTAAATTTGCAGCGGCGGGCTGGCTTACAGATCTATCCGATCGAGTGTCCGAGGACGATCTAGCAGATTTCCTCACCGCTGATGTGGAAGCGGGGCAGGTCGAGGGAGGGCTGTATCGTATGCCCTTCCGTTCTGATGTGGGAATGCTCTACTACCGCACGGATTTATTGGAAGAAGCCGGGTTAGAGCCACCGGATACCTTTGAGGAACTGCTCGATGCGTCCCGCACCCTCCAGGAGCAAGAGTTAGTGAACTGGGGCTATGTGTGGCAAGGGTTGCAGTATGAAGGTCTAGCCGCCGGTTTTGTGGAAATCCTAGAAGGGCACGGCGGCTTTTGGATTGATCCCGAGAGTCTCGACGTGGGGCTGGATCAACCGGAAGCGATCGCTGCCGTCGAATTTCTCCAAGAAACCATCAGCAGCCGGGTCTCGCCCCCCGGTGTCACCAATTATTTAGAAGAAGACAGTCTGCGGGTGTTCCAAAATGGCAACGCCGCCTTCCTAAGAAACTGGCCCTACGTCTGGCCGGAAGTGAATCGTGAGGGATCGCCCATTCGCGGTCAGGTGGCCCTGAAGCCCATGGTGTCTGAAGCAGGACGCAGCAGTGGTGCCTGTCAGGGCGGCTGGGGCTTTGGAATTTCGGCCAATACGCCCCACCCCGATGAAGCGTGGCGAGTCGTCGAGTTTTTCACCAGTGAGGAAGCCCAGCGGCAGTTTGTTGTGGAATATGGCTACGTCCCCAGCCGCCGATCGCTCTTCACCGATCCGCAGGTACTCGAAGCCTACGACCACTATGAGCAACTGCTGGAGGTGGCCGAACAAGCCGTTCTGCGTCCGCCCATTGGTCAATATGCCCAGGCCTCTGATATTTTGCAGCGCTACCTCAGTGCCGCTATTACTGGACAGTTGACGCCAGAAGCCGCCATGGAGCGAGCCGCCGGTGAGACTCGTCGGGTTTTGGGTTCTGCCTAA
- a CDS encoding M3 family metallopeptidase: MTQSVLTPLENPLLIGYGLPPFDRIQPEHVVPAITQLLTELDDELAYLEDRGTPTWAGLIEPLTHIEERLSWSWGVIGHLMSVKNSPDLREAQQTVQPAVVQFINRLSQSQSLYEGYKAIRDGEEWQQLDAAQRRIVEANIREAEFAGVGLTGEIRDRFNEVQLELAEMGTDFSNHVLDATKAISFLFTQADEVDGLPPSLRSLAAQMARMAGETEATAEAGPWLITLDFPSYLPFMQHSRRRDLREKLYRAFVGRAASGEFDNTALLRRILELRQIKAQILGFGSYADLSLASKMAPDVAAVEALLESLRRSSYDAAVHDLEQLTAFAQAQDPTVTTLAHWDIPFWSERQREIEFALNEEELRPYFPLTQVLDGLFDLARQLFGVIITPADGQAPVWHDDVRYFQVSDEQGKAIAYFYLDPYSRPAEKQGGAWMNVCLQRAKIRLVEGERLRLPIAYLICNQSPPVDDVPSLMTFRDVETLFHEFGHGLQHMLTTVDYSGASGINNVEWDAVELPSQFMENWCYRRSTLMSLGKHYQTGEPLPDEYYQKLVTARTYMSGSATLRQVHLSLLDLELHHRYQPTSDETPNQVRDRLAATTMVLSPLPEDSFLCAFKHIFAGGYAAGYYSYKWAEVLSADAFAAFEEAGLDDDGAIAEVGRRFRDTVLALGGSQPPMEVFKAFRGREPDPSALLRHSGLLVSA, translated from the coding sequence ATGACCCAATCCGTCTTGACTCCGCTTGAAAATCCTCTCCTCATTGGCTATGGGCTGCCGCCCTTCGATCGCATCCAGCCTGAGCATGTGGTGCCCGCCATCACCCAACTGCTCACGGAGCTAGATGACGAGTTGGCTTACTTAGAAGATCGGGGCACTCCCACCTGGGCAGGCTTGATCGAGCCCCTCACCCACATTGAAGAACGGCTGTCCTGGAGTTGGGGGGTGATTGGCCATTTGATGAGCGTTAAGAATAGTCCAGACTTGCGGGAAGCTCAGCAGACGGTGCAGCCAGCGGTGGTGCAGTTTATCAATCGCCTCAGCCAAAGCCAGTCTCTATACGAGGGCTATAAAGCGATTCGGGATGGCGAGGAATGGCAGCAGTTGGATGCGGCCCAGCGCCGTATTGTTGAGGCGAATATTCGCGAGGCCGAATTTGCTGGCGTGGGGCTCACCGGAGAGATTCGCGATCGCTTCAATGAGGTTCAGCTTGAACTGGCGGAAATGGGCACGGATTTTTCCAACCACGTGCTAGATGCCACCAAGGCGATCTCCTTCCTGTTTACCCAGGCTGACGAGGTAGATGGATTGCCGCCCAGTTTGCGATCGCTGGCGGCCCAAATGGCACGGATGGCAGGAGAAACCGAAGCGACGGCCGAGGCTGGCCCTTGGTTGATTACCCTCGACTTTCCTAGCTATCTGCCGTTTATGCAGCATAGCCGCCGCCGCGATCTGCGAGAAAAACTATACCGGGCGTTTGTCGGCCGGGCCGCTTCCGGAGAATTTGACAACACCGCCCTGCTGCGCCGCATTTTAGAACTGCGGCAGATCAAAGCCCAGATCCTCGGCTTCGGCTCCTACGCAGATCTGAGCCTGGCCAGCAAAATGGCTCCAGATGTGGCGGCCGTGGAAGCGCTGCTAGAGTCCCTACGCCGATCGAGCTACGATGCGGCCGTGCATGACTTGGAGCAGCTTACCGCCTTTGCCCAGGCTCAAGATCCCACCGTCACCACCCTGGCCCATTGGGATATTCCCTTTTGGTCGGAGCGGCAGCGGGAGATTGAGTTTGCCTTAAATGAAGAAGAGCTGCGCCCCTATTTTCCCCTCACCCAGGTGCTGGATGGTTTGTTTGACCTGGCCCGCCAACTCTTTGGGGTCATTATTACCCCCGCAGACGGGCAGGCTCCGGTATGGCATGACGATGTGCGCTACTTCCAAGTGTCGGATGAGCAAGGGAAAGCGATCGCTTACTTCTACCTCGATCCCTACAGCCGTCCTGCGGAAAAACAGGGGGGCGCTTGGATGAATGTCTGTCTCCAGCGGGCCAAGATTCGCTTGGTAGAAGGAGAACGGCTGCGGTTGCCCATCGCCTATTTGATTTGTAACCAATCACCGCCGGTGGATGACGTTCCCAGTCTGATGACCTTCCGGGATGTGGAAACCCTGTTCCATGAATTTGGGCATGGGCTGCAGCATATGCTAACCACCGTGGATTACTCCGGGGCCTCGGGAATTAACAACGTGGAATGGGATGCAGTGGAACTGCCCAGCCAGTTTATGGAAAATTGGTGCTACCGACGCTCTACCTTGATGAGCTTGGGCAAGCATTACCAAACTGGCGAACCGTTGCCCGATGAGTATTACCAAAAGCTGGTGACGGCCCGCACCTACATGAGCGGCAGTGCCACCCTGCGCCAAGTTCATCTCAGCCTGCTAGATCTGGAGCTCCACCATCGCTACCAGCCCACCAGCGATGAAACCCCCAACCAAGTGCGCGATCGCCTCGCTGCCACCACCATGGTGCTATCGCCCTTGCCAGAAGATTCCTTCCTCTGCGCCTTCAAGCATATTTTTGCCGGGGGCTATGCGGCGGGCTACTACAGCTATAAGTGGGCTGAGGTGCTGAGTGCCGATGCTTTCGCTGCCTTTGAGGAAGCGGGTCTAGACGATGACGGAGCGATCGCGGAGGTGGGACGGCGGTTTCGCGATACGGTGCTGGCCCTAGGCGGTAGCCAGCCGCCCATGGAGGTGTTCAAGGCGTTCCGAGGCCGGGAACCGGATCCCTCCGCCTTGCTGCGCCACAGTGGGTTACTGGTATCGGCTTAG
- the hpsA gene encoding hormogonium polysaccharide biosynthesis protein HpsA, with product MSTRKLIQALGKLLRQVRQFAKQLTKTFVNWVLKTLFLLGRHSVMGRAGGFVLPTTILLLLVVSLSVGAISYRSFSRTNDTIADRQQRVVYNTATPAIDRAKAKLEYMFNRERDSRLPSGIPPELSLYEMMANSTPGNQRLLPGGQDPYTFPADPTGTYGPEERIDLNGDGDIDNAWRYRADTDGDGTDDAWVAYSLIFRTPANFQDLNNQTRPALETRSNALQIRNGPLSNSSQANPACATNTGTQPEAGWFPDQANTSMVRKNFQVSVYVLPDERNRTVSTLEFQQDREYSRGNKWGAWFRNDLEIFPGPEFNWNGAMHTEGSLVVGNNSYNAYLISSPASCLYTRQASEVTVGDLDDTDPNTDGNQPFQGQAMSGKIGTDRFENQNRFHVYREGEAPLIGNNNAILFNRDRDSVANNGPSPSDYSLDPVFLFTQDRSKPRNVPGDDTSVYREARWNREQDNIFLREGRIYNQSEDTPFVDDSFRADNRFGPNPRVKGVPIPGLGIPIDGDLATADGSLVVTEADLTRTEALTGDANAANVGLDGYWERRADAEGMKIVVSQRLELGNPVGWGGILNARGLPPERNVTGLNEADISDLDPLRPWNTCTGGNANRCHEARQRRTLRDNLAAVQSMAVYHFEDATDLPTACMALTTHPGTPETLARAATFQNLNLGNWGGIGTEYPLVISNFFAGTGTNGWEFEAPARNAFNPGTPMMRALANLANYAGDPNGGAPSFPPVQDNTVHPYPSMAMWGDFSILRRILNSDGGGIADADFNGYDDLSPADQATLHTAACTLGMLAYNVDYMLKFDYTANANTRNDMQLLANRILQLYGVDAQSPLGGAGYGLPAVPAGAPGGQPTKATDNATNYQFYNLRPESFTPDNIIYGLKLWRHQTAGANRPEFDRLIALAEIVSTREQIIRDLRRGFSSGPSPQPGCFDPSNPANSSPFYGLAATESLGGLCTAYPKYPILYALFPGRDRSDRAGGTDNANLRDARDRAAGTNYRAYIQSVNNANIVYREMAYDTSFVDLTNDSDISEVVLRPLPRADWSLPNANVGNGNNPTHPIEVRIKECLTGLCDSVDPRTASGVSPDAGTLVRVPFKDSALMNGREMMSVRVLDIDLELLKDSTYRGNFWMPVNGNDTGGVVYAFREDAVSEGAIIRPRSGGSWAACGNNTALQNNQNCRMRAGGDTYLSTDPPLNADNNISPKPVDYAPDPDRRPHGFRLRKGAVLMRPNRAQSGLTFISDNPVYIQGDFNLHQTNGGQRLEEFEQLLNENFNNFYNRATLDRRFSRPDTDLWRPSEVLADAITTLPDNFCDGSIEEGFLTAGNNGNAGNTTAKYNCAGNNSVTSYLNQNRPRTLPPARNETTMPSTVRGQRWMREVPMDLTSPIKVTNNANPVQVADNYWVAQNREYGLTNRETYYDFSDGKSLIVGDEVRQNAIVVSGLVPSRPNQSYGGLHNFPRFITTWPRQFLTGSFIQLSFSRYATSPFDQSAWEPGAVPPNAEQIRYYSPPNRRWGYDVGLQYAPAGPLASRFISAENTRNEFYSEPPADDPYMLTLCRAIPDSNCN from the coding sequence ATGTCAACCCGTAAGTTAATTCAAGCACTCGGCAAGCTGCTGCGACAGGTTCGTCAGTTTGCCAAGCAGCTCACCAAAACATTTGTGAACTGGGTTTTGAAAACCCTATTTTTGCTAGGTCGCCACTCTGTGATGGGCAGGGCTGGCGGTTTCGTCTTGCCTACCACTATTCTTCTTTTGCTGGTGGTGAGCCTTAGCGTTGGAGCCATCAGCTATCGCAGCTTTAGCCGCACCAATGACACCATTGCCGATCGCCAGCAGCGGGTTGTGTATAACACCGCCACGCCTGCCATCGACCGGGCCAAGGCTAAGCTAGAGTACATGTTCAACCGAGAGCGAGACAGCCGCCTCCCGAGCGGGATTCCGCCAGAATTGTCGCTGTACGAGATGATGGCGAACAGCACGCCTGGCAACCAGCGACTGCTGCCCGGCGGACAAGATCCCTACACGTTTCCTGCCGACCCAACTGGCACCTACGGCCCAGAAGAGCGCATTGACCTCAATGGCGATGGCGACATCGATAACGCTTGGCGCTATCGGGCTGACACCGATGGAGACGGCACCGATGACGCTTGGGTTGCCTACTCGCTGATTTTCCGCACCCCAGCGAACTTCCAAGACCTCAACAACCAAACCCGTCCGGCTCTAGAAACCCGCTCCAACGCCCTGCAAATCCGCAACGGGCCGTTGAGCAACAGCTCCCAAGCCAACCCCGCCTGCGCCACTAACACCGGTACCCAGCCGGAGGCCGGTTGGTTCCCCGACCAAGCCAACACCTCCATGGTGCGGAAAAACTTCCAGGTGAGTGTTTACGTGCTGCCGGATGAACGCAACCGCACGGTCTCGACCTTAGAGTTTCAGCAAGACCGGGAATATAGCCGGGGCAACAAGTGGGGAGCATGGTTCCGGAATGACCTAGAAATCTTCCCTGGCCCAGAATTTAACTGGAACGGGGCGATGCACACCGAAGGTAGCCTAGTTGTTGGCAACAACTCCTATAATGCTTACCTGATCAGCTCTCCAGCCTCTTGTCTCTACACCCGCCAGGCCTCCGAAGTCACGGTGGGTGATCTGGATGACACCGACCCCAACACCGATGGCAACCAACCCTTCCAAGGGCAGGCCATGAGTGGCAAGATTGGGACGGATCGCTTTGAAAACCAAAACCGTTTCCACGTCTATCGCGAAGGTGAAGCGCCGCTCATTGGCAACAACAACGCCATTTTGTTCAACCGCGATCGCGACTCTGTAGCCAACAACGGGCCTTCTCCTTCTGACTATTCCCTTGACCCCGTTTTTCTATTCACCCAAGATCGTTCCAAGCCCCGCAACGTTCCTGGTGATGACACAAGCGTTTATCGTGAAGCACGCTGGAACCGTGAGCAAGACAATATCTTCCTGCGGGAAGGACGGATTTATAACCAATCAGAAGATACGCCCTTCGTAGACGACTCCTTCCGAGCCGATAACCGCTTTGGGCCAAACCCCCGGGTCAAAGGTGTCCCGATTCCTGGCTTGGGTATTCCTATCGACGGTGATTTAGCCACCGCTGACGGCAGCTTGGTGGTTACTGAAGCAGACCTGACCCGCACAGAAGCCCTCACGGGTGATGCCAACGCCGCCAACGTTGGTCTAGATGGCTACTGGGAACGCCGGGCCGATGCGGAAGGCATGAAGATTGTGGTTAGCCAGCGTTTGGAGCTGGGCAACCCCGTGGGCTGGGGCGGCATCCTCAATGCAAGAGGGTTGCCCCCTGAACGAAACGTCACAGGGCTTAACGAAGCCGACATCAGTGACCTCGACCCCCTACGGCCTTGGAATACCTGCACCGGCGGCAATGCCAACCGCTGCCATGAAGCTCGGCAACGACGCACCTTGCGGGATAACCTAGCAGCGGTGCAGTCTATGGCGGTCTATCACTTTGAAGATGCTACCGACCTACCCACGGCCTGCATGGCGCTCACGACCCACCCCGGAACGCCGGAAACCCTAGCCCGAGCGGCAACCTTCCAGAACTTAAACTTGGGCAACTGGGGCGGCATTGGCACAGAATACCCCTTGGTGATCAGCAACTTCTTTGCGGGCACCGGCACCAATGGCTGGGAATTTGAAGCTCCGGCACGGAACGCCTTCAACCCTGGAACGCCCATGATGCGGGCCTTGGCCAACCTAGCCAACTATGCGGGCGACCCCAACGGCGGCGCTCCCTCCTTCCCGCCCGTGCAAGACAACACGGTGCATCCCTATCCCAGCATGGCCATGTGGGGAGACTTCTCCATTCTTCGTCGCATCCTCAATAGCGACGGCGGTGGCATTGCCGATGCGGACTTCAATGGCTACGACGACCTCAGCCCTGCGGATCAAGCCACCTTGCATACGGCGGCTTGCACCCTAGGGATGTTGGCCTACAACGTAGACTACATGCTGAAGTTTGACTATACCGCCAATGCCAACACCCGCAATGACATGCAGTTGCTGGCAAATCGGATTCTTCAACTGTATGGGGTTGATGCACAGTCTCCTCTGGGTGGTGCTGGCTATGGTCTACCTGCTGTACCGGCAGGGGCTCCAGGAGGTCAACCCACAAAGGCTACTGACAACGCTACCAACTATCAATTTTATAACCTCCGTCCAGAAAGCTTTACCCCAGACAACATTATCTATGGGCTGAAGCTATGGCGGCACCAAACGGCCGGAGCCAACCGTCCAGAATTTGATCGGTTGATTGCGCTTGCGGAAATTGTCTCCACTCGCGAACAGATTATTCGCGATTTGCGCCGGGGCTTTTCATCTGGGCCTAGCCCACAGCCGGGATGTTTTGATCCCTCCAACCCCGCCAACAGCAGCCCCTTCTATGGTTTGGCTGCTACTGAATCCCTAGGTGGGCTCTGCACAGCCTATCCTAAGTACCCGATTCTCTATGCGCTGTTCCCAGGACGCGATCGCAGCGATCGGGCCGGCGGCACAGATAACGCAAACCTCCGTGATGCGCGAGATCGGGCAGCGGGTACCAACTACCGCGCCTACATCCAAAGCGTCAACAACGCCAACATCGTTTACCGGGAGATGGCCTACGACACCAGCTTCGTAGATCTCACCAACGATAGCGATATCTCCGAGGTGGTTCTGCGTCCTCTGCCCCGAGCTGACTGGAGCCTCCCGAATGCAAACGTAGGCAACGGCAATAACCCGACCCACCCCATCGAAGTGCGGATCAAGGAATGTTTGACAGGGCTATGCGATAGTGTTGACCCTCGTACGGCTAGCGGCGTGAGCCCCGATGCTGGCACCTTGGTGCGAGTGCCGTTCAAAGATTCCGCCTTGATGAATGGTCGGGAAATGATGAGCGTGCGAGTGCTCGACATTGATCTTGAGTTGCTCAAAGATAGCACCTATCGCGGCAACTTCTGGATGCCCGTGAACGGCAACGATACCGGGGGTGTGGTGTATGCCTTCCGTGAAGATGCTGTCTCGGAGGGGGCGATTATCCGTCCTCGCAGCGGCGGTAGCTGGGCAGCCTGTGGCAACAACACTGCCCTGCAAAACAACCAAAACTGTCGGATGCGGGCGGGCGGAGATACCTATCTCTCAACGGATCCACCGCTGAATGCCGACAACAACATCAGCCCCAAACCTGTGGATTATGCCCCCGACCCCGATCGCCGTCCCCATGGCTTCCGGCTGCGTAAGGGTGCTGTGCTGATGCGTCCAAACCGGGCTCAGTCAGGTTTGACCTTCATCTCGGATAACCCTGTGTATATCCAAGGCGACTTCAACCTGCATCAAACCAACGGTGGACAGCGGCTAGAAGAATTTGAGCAATTGCTCAACGAAAACTTCAACAACTTCTACAACCGCGCCACACTCGATCGCCGCTTCTCTCGTCCAGATACCGATCTATGGCGGCCCTCGGAAGTGCTAGCTGATGCTATCACCACCTTGCCCGACAACTTCTGTGATGGCTCCATTGAAGAAGGGTTCTTGACCGCAGGGAACAACGGTAACGCTGGTAACACCACCGCTAAATACAACTGCGCGGGCAACAACAGCGTCACCTCCTACCTCAACCAAAACCGTCCGCGTACCTTGCCCCCGGCACGCAACGAAACCACCATGCCCAGCACCGTTCGCGGGCAGCGCTGGATGCGGGAAGTTCCTATGGATCTGACCTCGCCCATTAAGGTGACCAACAATGCCAACCCCGTGCAGGTGGCTGACAACTACTGGGTTGCACAAAACCGAGAATATGGGCTCACCAACCGAGAAACCTACTACGACTTCTCAGACGGCAAGTCG
- the rpmB gene encoding 50S ribosomal protein L28, which translates to MSRKCQLTGKKANNAYAVSHSHRRTKKLQHANLQDKRIWWPEGNCWVRLRLSTKAIKTLGHKGINALAKEAGIDLNQYVCDVYPTLDV; encoded by the coding sequence ATGTCCCGCAAGTGTCAACTCACTGGCAAAAAAGCCAATAACGCCTACGCGGTGTCTCACTCCCACCGTCGTACCAAGAAACTCCAGCACGCCAACCTGCAAGACAAGCGCATTTGGTGGCCCGAGGGCAACTGCTGGGTACGGTTACGTCTATCGACCAAGGCGATCAAAACCCTAGGTCACAAAGGTATCAATGCCTTGGCAAAAGAAGCAGGCATCGATCTCAATCAGTATGTCTGTGACGTCTATCCAACCCTAGACGTATAA
- a CDS encoding sugar ABC transporter permease: MKDTIRMREMRTGWLLVLPAILVLLLVYAYPIIRAFVLSLFTENLSNGLNAEFTGFDNYTRMALDGRFWGSIWNTSIFTAVSLVIELVLGLGFALVLDQTFRGRGLVRTIAILPWALPTALIALAWRWIFNSEYGVWNDMLMNWVPLIGNPVNWLGDPAWAMICTIAADVWKTTSFVSILLLAGLQSIPQDLYEAHAIDGASRWQSFRQITLPLLMPQILIAMLFRFAQAFGIFDLISVMTGGGPGGATEMVSLYIYSTVMRYLDFGYGAALVVVTFLILIAVVAVAIAYFNKARSAATGADA; this comes from the coding sequence ATGAAAGATACGATTCGGATGCGAGAGATGCGTACCGGGTGGCTGCTGGTCTTACCCGCCATCTTGGTACTGCTCCTCGTCTATGCCTATCCCATTATTCGAGCCTTTGTGCTGAGTCTGTTTACCGAAAACCTCAGCAATGGTCTCAACGCCGAGTTTACCGGCTTCGACAACTACACGCGCATGGCCCTCGATGGACGATTCTGGGGCAGTATCTGGAACACCTCGATCTTCACCGCCGTGTCCTTGGTGATTGAGCTAGTCCTAGGGCTGGGCTTTGCCCTAGTGCTCGACCAAACCTTTCGCGGGCGAGGGCTGGTGCGCACCATTGCCATTTTGCCCTGGGCCTTGCCTACCGCCTTGATCGCCCTGGCCTGGCGCTGGATTTTTAACAGCGAGTATGGCGTCTGGAACGACATGCTGATGAACTGGGTGCCGCTGATCGGCAATCCGGTGAACTGGCTGGGCGATCCTGCCTGGGCAATGATTTGCACGATCGCGGCTGACGTATGGAAAACCACCTCCTTTGTCAGCATCCTGCTGCTGGCGGGTCTACAGTCTATTCCCCAGGATCTTTACGAGGCCCATGCCATTGATGGCGCAAGTCGCTGGCAGAGCTTTCGGCAAATTACCTTGCCCTTGCTGATGCCGCAAATTTTGATCGCCATGCTCTTCCGCTTTGCCCAAGCCTTCGGCATCTTCGATTTGATCTCCGTCATGACCGGCGGGGGGCCAGGCGGGGCTACTGAAATGGTGTCGCTCTATATCTATTCCACCGTGATGCGCTACCTCGACTTTGGCTACGGTGCTGCCTTGGTCGTCGTCACCTTCCTGATTTTGATTGCCGTGGTGGCCGTGGCGATCGCCTACTTCAACAAAGCCCGTTCTGCTGCTACCGGAGCTGACGCATGA
- a CDS encoding ABC transporter ATP-binding protein — MAKLEVQHLNKTYGRTIVPVKDMSFTVDDGEFLTLVGPSGCGKSTTLRMVAGLEQPTRGRVMIGEQDVTHVSAGDRNIAMVFQSYALYPHMTVYDNMASGLKLRNMSTSAIQERVADATRVLGLNELLDRKPAKLSGGQRQRVALGRALVRRPDVFLLDEPLSNLDALLREQVRADLKQIFDAQNTPVVYVTHDQTEAMTLSTKVAVLHEGNVQQLDSPRHIYDRPANRFVAGFIGSPQMNLFNLPCEGNTAVLGNSRLRLPDRFAPPPEAVLGIRPEHVRIARPEDTETLEGKVFLVEHLGMSNLLSIQVKHSDVKVRALLPSDQTWSDEITLALPSQHRHWFHAQTGDRLPDAVPSHVS, encoded by the coding sequence ATGGCTAAGCTCGAAGTACAACATCTCAACAAAACCTACGGCCGCACCATTGTCCCCGTCAAAGACATGAGCTTTACGGTCGATGACGGCGAATTTCTCACCCTTGTGGGGCCCTCCGGTTGCGGAAAATCCACCACCCTGCGCATGGTTGCCGGTCTCGAACAGCCGACGCGCGGTCGGGTGATGATTGGCGAACAAGACGTGACCCATGTGAGTGCAGGCGATCGCAACATTGCCATGGTGTTTCAAAGCTATGCCCTCTATCCCCACATGACCGTCTACGACAACATGGCCTCGGGGCTAAAACTGCGCAATATGTCCACCTCCGCCATCCAAGAACGGGTAGCCGATGCCACTCGGGTGTTGGGGCTCAACGAGTTGCTCGACCGCAAGCCTGCCAAGCTATCCGGTGGACAGCGGCAGCGGGTGGCATTGGGCCGGGCCCTGGTGCGTCGCCCCGATGTTTTTCTGCTGGATGAACCGCTCAGCAACCTCGATGCCCTACTGCGGGAACAGGTGCGGGCAGATTTGAAGCAGATTTTTGATGCCCAAAACACGCCGGTGGTCTACGTCACCCACGACCAAACCGAAGCCATGACCCTATCCACCAAGGTGGCAGTGCTCCATGAAGGCAACGTGCAGCAGCTCGACTCACCCCGCCACATTTACGATCGCCCCGCCAATCGCTTTGTGGCAGGCTTCATTGGCAGCCCCCAGATGAACCTGTTTAACCTCCCCTGTGAAGGCAACACGGCGGTCTTGGGCAACAGTCGCCTGCGCCTGCCCGATCGCTTTGCGCCCCCGCCCGAGGCTGTTTTGGGTATCCGTCCTGAGCATGTACGCATCGCCCGCCCTGAGGATACGGAAACCCTAGAGGGCAAGGTGTTCCTCGTAGAACATTTGGGCATGAGCAATCTTCTGAGCATCCAGGTGAAGCATAGCGATGTGAAAGTGCGGGCCCTGCTGCCCAGCGATCAAACCTGGTCAGACGAGATTACCTTGGCCCTTCCCAGCCAGCATCGTCACTGGTTCCATGCCCAAACGGGCGATCGCCTCCCTGATGCCGTTCCTAGCCACGTATCGTAG